The following are encoded in a window of Rosa chinensis cultivar Old Blush chromosome 4, RchiOBHm-V2, whole genome shotgun sequence genomic DNA:
- the LOC112195904 gene encoding diacylglycerol lipase-beta isoform X5 — protein sequence MWVSKLKNMRWSAMVLGTANSLVLILGIYFLVLAFPSCDRGLLVMLVAVPFLAALRIATMVKTGSAQQATAKTVLEESPADVLEDASRPETRVRYKNWLWWTRFATVITVLQFVGASSLLFSMVNYMIYSQNKASSYCVLVATSSNILWKQQLLIFFVITVCLAALLQCLAGSNVLKWRSFYATQDDAWKAHYREVFDHGIREALCCMGRVKYLSVLEEDEVFSVARLLGDLVAYRAAGTGHLKLMAGLALLRNQSHSPKSFDECMETPEEKIREAADLHKFAEAAYTGPLLDFGRHPFLFPCAWLYRQGILTPWTRNRLPKLDGDNWWRGHAAAFLKYVKLSPEVLRQGRVNQAKCRAAYFVIVLHHLRSVVIAVRGTETPEDLITDSLCRECRLSAEDLDGLINFVCSSCLLQRDVKESLMSFPHHAHSGIVEAARDLFMQIEGSDSSGLLSSLLGAGCECEGYSIRIVGHSLGGAIGALLGLRLYHRYPSLHVYTYGPLPCVDSVVANACSEFITSIVYNNEFSARLSVGSLLRLQGAAIMAMSKDTEADSAMILRLARHFLNVSKHQKDRTQVKDPASDAISGAITAEKRSHQICGPQFDIKASEEQDEGFLACKDARTGETDFGADNDQFTNPFASDAIANHDPVSEFMESVPRSDSVSPTDPPEMYLPGLVIHIVAQPRNFDMPIWKGWGVHEKTKSHKAYIADRESFKDMIVSPSMFLDHLPWRYHDIVSFNDSLFQLDHLPLICLTKYF from the exons ATGTGGGTCTCAAAGCTCAAGAACATGAGATGGTCCGCCATGGTTTTGGGCACTGCCAATTCCCTGGTGCTCATTTTGGGTATCTATTTTCTGGTCTTGGCTTTCCCTTCTTGTGATCGCGGCCTCCTCGTAATGCTTGTGGCTGTTCCTTTCTTGGCTGCTCTCCGCATTGCCACCATGGTCAAGACTGGTTCAGCCCAACAAGCCACTGCCAAGACCGTTCTTGAGGAATCTCCAGCTGATGTTCTAGAAGATGCTTCTCGACCCGAAACCAGG GTGAGGTACAAGAATTGGCTTTGGTGGACTCGATTTGCAACTGTTATTACAGTACTGCAATTTGTTGGTGCATCTTCCCTGCTGTTCAGTATGGTCAACTACATGATCTACTCTCAAAACAAAGCATCAAGTTATTGTGTTCTGG TGGCAACTTCAAGCAATATTTTGTGGAAGCAACAACTACTCATCTTTTTTGTGATCACGGTGTGTTTGGCTGCGCTGCTACAATGTTTGGCTGGATCCAATGTTTTAAAATGGAGATCCTTTTATGCAACCCAAGATGATGCATGGAAAGCTCATTACAGGGAGGTATTTGATCATGGTATTCGCGAGGCCTTGTGCTGTATGGGACGAGTCAAATACTT GAGTGTATTGGAAGAAGATGAGGTTTTCTCAGTAGCTCGACTGCTGGGTGACCTTGTTGCCTATCGTGCAGCAGGCACAGGACATCTGAAACTTATGGCAG GTCTCGCACTATTGCGGAACCAGAGCCATTCACCAAAATCCTTTGACGAGTGCATGGAGACACCTGAAGAAAAGATCAGGGAGGCTGCAGATCTTCATAAGTTTGCAGAAGCTGCCTACACG GGTCCATTACTTGATTTTGGAAGACACCCTTTCTTATTTCCTTGTGCTTGGCTTTATAGGCAAGGGATTTTGACCCCATGGACTCGTAACAG GCTACCCAAACTTGATGGTGATAATTGGTGGCGAGGTCATGCAGCGGCGTTTCTAAAATATGTAAAGTTATCCCCAGAGGTACTTAGACAAGGGCGTGTTAACCAG GCGAAGTGTAGAGCTGCATACTTTGTTATAGTGCTGCATCATCTAAGATCCGTGGTGATTGCTGTTCGGGGAACTGAGACCCCAGAAGATCTAATTACTGACAGCTTATGTAGGGAATGTCGTCTTTCTGCAGAAGACTTGGATGGATTGataaa TTTTGTTTGCAGTAGCTGTCTTCTTCAACGCGATGTAAAAGAGAGCTTGATGTCTTTCCCTCACCATGCACACTCTGGTATAGTTGAGGCTGCAAGAGATCTTTTTATGCAAATTGAAG GCTCTGACTCAAGTGgccttctttcttctttattgGGAGCTGGATGTGAGTGTGAGGGATATAGCATTCGCATAGTGGGGCATTCCCTAGGAGGTGCGATTGGTGCATTGCTAGGACTCAGA CTGTATCACCGATACCCAAGTTTGCATGTCTATACATATGGCCCCCTTCCATGTGTGGACTCAGTTGTAGCAAATGCATGTTCTGAATTTATTACAAG CATTGTATACAACAATGAATTTTCAGCACGCCTTTCTGTTGGATCTCTCCTGCGGCTTCAAGGTGCTGCAATTATGGCAATGTCAAAAGATACAGAAGCCGATTCAGCTATGATATTAAGGCTTGCACGTCATTTTCTTAATGTAAGCAAACATCAGAAAGATAGGACTCAGGTAAAGGATCCAGCTTCAGATGCCATTTCTGGGGCAATCACTGCCGAGAAGCGTAGCCACCAAATCTGTGGACCTCAATTTGATATAAAAG CAAGTGAGGAACAAGATGAGGGTTTCCTTGCGTGCAAGGATGCTCGCACAGGTGAAACAGATTTTGGAGCTGATAACGATCAATTTACTAACCCTTTCGCCAGTGATGCCATTGCAAATCATGATCCTGTGTCTGAGTTTATGGAAAGTGTCCCCAGATCTGATAGTGTGTCACCTACCGATCCCCCTGAGATGTATCTGCCAGGCCTTGTAATTCATATAGTAGCACAGCCGAGGAACTTCGATATGCCTATTTGGAAAGGCTGGGGAGTCCACGAGAAGACAAAATCTCACAAAGCTTATATTGCAGACAGagaaagtttcaaagatatgaTTGTGTCACCATCAATGTTTCTCGACCATCTTCCTtggaggtatcatgatatagtTTCATTTAACGATTCTTTATTTCAGTTGGACCATCTTCCTTTGATATGTCTGACCAAATATTTTTAG
- the LOC112195904 gene encoding uncharacterized protein LOC112195904 isoform X3 gives MWVSKLKNMRWSAMVLGTANSLVLILGIYFLVLAFPSCDRGLLVMLVAVPFLAALRIATMVKTGSAQQATAKTVLEESPADVLEDASRPETRVRYKNWLWWTRFATVITVLQFVGASSLLFSMVNYMIYSQNKASSYCVLVATSSNILWKQQLLIFFVITVCLAALLQCLAGSNVLKWRSFYATQDDAWKAHYREVFDHGIREALCCMGRVKYLSVLEEDEVFSVARLLGDLVAYRAAGTGHLKLMAGLALLRNQSHSPKSFDECMETPEEKIREAADLHKFAEAAYTGPLLDFGRHPFLFPCAWLYRQGILTPWTRNRLPKLDGDNWWRGHAAAFLKYVKLSPEVLRQGRVNQAKCRAAYFVIVLHHLRSVVIAVRGTETPEDLITDSLCRECRLSAEDLDGLINCLLQRDVKESLMSFPHHAHSGIVEAARDLFMQIEGSDSSGLLSSLLGAGCECEGYSIRIVGHSLGGAIGALLGLRSCLSSTFELQTKNANQYLNLTLYHRYPSLHVYTYGPLPCVDSVVANACSEFITSIVYNNEFSARLSVGSLLRLQGAAIMAMSKDTEADSAMILRLARHFLNVSKHQKDRTQVKDPASDAISGAITAEKRSHQICGPQFDIKASEEQDEGFLACKDARTGETDFGADNDQFTNPFASDAIANHDPVSEFMESVPRSDSVSPTDPPEMYLPGLVIHIVAQPRNFDMPIWKGWGVHEKTKSHKAYIADRESFKDMIVSPSMFLDHLPWRYHDIVSFNDSLFQLDHLPLICLTKYF, from the exons ATGTGGGTCTCAAAGCTCAAGAACATGAGATGGTCCGCCATGGTTTTGGGCACTGCCAATTCCCTGGTGCTCATTTTGGGTATCTATTTTCTGGTCTTGGCTTTCCCTTCTTGTGATCGCGGCCTCCTCGTAATGCTTGTGGCTGTTCCTTTCTTGGCTGCTCTCCGCATTGCCACCATGGTCAAGACTGGTTCAGCCCAACAAGCCACTGCCAAGACCGTTCTTGAGGAATCTCCAGCTGATGTTCTAGAAGATGCTTCTCGACCCGAAACCAGG GTGAGGTACAAGAATTGGCTTTGGTGGACTCGATTTGCAACTGTTATTACAGTACTGCAATTTGTTGGTGCATCTTCCCTGCTGTTCAGTATGGTCAACTACATGATCTACTCTCAAAACAAAGCATCAAGTTATTGTGTTCTGG TGGCAACTTCAAGCAATATTTTGTGGAAGCAACAACTACTCATCTTTTTTGTGATCACGGTGTGTTTGGCTGCGCTGCTACAATGTTTGGCTGGATCCAATGTTTTAAAATGGAGATCCTTTTATGCAACCCAAGATGATGCATGGAAAGCTCATTACAGGGAGGTATTTGATCATGGTATTCGCGAGGCCTTGTGCTGTATGGGACGAGTCAAATACTT GAGTGTATTGGAAGAAGATGAGGTTTTCTCAGTAGCTCGACTGCTGGGTGACCTTGTTGCCTATCGTGCAGCAGGCACAGGACATCTGAAACTTATGGCAG GTCTCGCACTATTGCGGAACCAGAGCCATTCACCAAAATCCTTTGACGAGTGCATGGAGACACCTGAAGAAAAGATCAGGGAGGCTGCAGATCTTCATAAGTTTGCAGAAGCTGCCTACACG GGTCCATTACTTGATTTTGGAAGACACCCTTTCTTATTTCCTTGTGCTTGGCTTTATAGGCAAGGGATTTTGACCCCATGGACTCGTAACAG GCTACCCAAACTTGATGGTGATAATTGGTGGCGAGGTCATGCAGCGGCGTTTCTAAAATATGTAAAGTTATCCCCAGAGGTACTTAGACAAGGGCGTGTTAACCAG GCGAAGTGTAGAGCTGCATACTTTGTTATAGTGCTGCATCATCTAAGATCCGTGGTGATTGCTGTTCGGGGAACTGAGACCCCAGAAGATCTAATTACTGACAGCTTATGTAGGGAATGTCGTCTTTCTGCAGAAGACTTGGATGGATTGataaa CTGTCTTCTTCAACGCGATGTAAAAGAGAGCTTGATGTCTTTCCCTCACCATGCACACTCTGGTATAGTTGAGGCTGCAAGAGATCTTTTTATGCAAATTGAAG GCTCTGACTCAAGTGgccttctttcttctttattgGGAGCTGGATGTGAGTGTGAGGGATATAGCATTCGCATAGTGGGGCATTCCCTAGGAGGTGCGATTGGTGCATTGCTAGGACTCAGA TCATGCTTGTCTTCAACATTTGAATTGCAGACAAAAAATGCAAATCAGTATTTAAATCTAACG CTGTATCACCGATACCCAAGTTTGCATGTCTATACATATGGCCCCCTTCCATGTGTGGACTCAGTTGTAGCAAATGCATGTTCTGAATTTATTACAAG CATTGTATACAACAATGAATTTTCAGCACGCCTTTCTGTTGGATCTCTCCTGCGGCTTCAAGGTGCTGCAATTATGGCAATGTCAAAAGATACAGAAGCCGATTCAGCTATGATATTAAGGCTTGCACGTCATTTTCTTAATGTAAGCAAACATCAGAAAGATAGGACTCAGGTAAAGGATCCAGCTTCAGATGCCATTTCTGGGGCAATCACTGCCGAGAAGCGTAGCCACCAAATCTGTGGACCTCAATTTGATATAAAAG CAAGTGAGGAACAAGATGAGGGTTTCCTTGCGTGCAAGGATGCTCGCACAGGTGAAACAGATTTTGGAGCTGATAACGATCAATTTACTAACCCTTTCGCCAGTGATGCCATTGCAAATCATGATCCTGTGTCTGAGTTTATGGAAAGTGTCCCCAGATCTGATAGTGTGTCACCTACCGATCCCCCTGAGATGTATCTGCCAGGCCTTGTAATTCATATAGTAGCACAGCCGAGGAACTTCGATATGCCTATTTGGAAAGGCTGGGGAGTCCACGAGAAGACAAAATCTCACAAAGCTTATATTGCAGACAGagaaagtttcaaagatatgaTTGTGTCACCATCAATGTTTCTCGACCATCTTCCTtggaggtatcatgatatagtTTCATTTAACGATTCTTTATTTCAGTTGGACCATCTTCCTTTGATATGTCTGACCAAATATTTTTAG
- the LOC112195904 gene encoding uncharacterized protein LOC112195904 isoform X8 yields MWVSKLKNMRWSAMVLGTANSLVLILGIYFLVLAFPSCDRGLLVMLVAVPFLAALRIATMVKTGSAQQATAKTVLEESPADVLEDASRPETRVRYKNWLWWTRFATVITVLQFVGASSLLFSMVNYMIYSQNKASSYCVLVATSSNILWKQQLLIFFVITVCLAALLQCLAGSNVLKWRSFYATQDDAWKAHYREVFDHGIREALCCMGRVKYLSVLEEDEVFSVARLLGDLVAYRAAGTGHLKLMAGLALLRNQSHSPKSFDECMETPEEKIREAADLHKFAEAAYTGPLLDFGRHPFLFPCAWLYRQGILTPWTRNRLPKLDGDNWWRGHAAAFLKYVKLSPEVLRQGRVNQAKCRAAYFVIVLHHLRSVVIAVRGTETPEDLITDSLCRECRLSAEDLDGLINCLLQRDVKESLMSFPHHAHSGIVEAARDLFMQIEGSDSSGLLSSLLGAGCECEGYSIRIVGHSLGGAIGALLGLRLYHRYPSLHVYTYGPLPCVDSVVANACSEFITSIVYNNEFSARLSVGSLLRLQGAAIMAMSKDTEADSAMILRLARHFLNVSKHQKDRTQVKDPASDAISGAITAEKRSHQICGPQFDIKASEEQDEGFLACKDARTGETDFGADNDQFTNPFASDAIANHDPVSEFMESVPRSDSVSPTDPPEMYLPGLVIHIVAQPRNFDMPIWKGWGVHEKTKSHKAYIADRESFKDMIVSPSMFLDHLPWRCHDAMLKLLQARS; encoded by the exons ATGTGGGTCTCAAAGCTCAAGAACATGAGATGGTCCGCCATGGTTTTGGGCACTGCCAATTCCCTGGTGCTCATTTTGGGTATCTATTTTCTGGTCTTGGCTTTCCCTTCTTGTGATCGCGGCCTCCTCGTAATGCTTGTGGCTGTTCCTTTCTTGGCTGCTCTCCGCATTGCCACCATGGTCAAGACTGGTTCAGCCCAACAAGCCACTGCCAAGACCGTTCTTGAGGAATCTCCAGCTGATGTTCTAGAAGATGCTTCTCGACCCGAAACCAGG GTGAGGTACAAGAATTGGCTTTGGTGGACTCGATTTGCAACTGTTATTACAGTACTGCAATTTGTTGGTGCATCTTCCCTGCTGTTCAGTATGGTCAACTACATGATCTACTCTCAAAACAAAGCATCAAGTTATTGTGTTCTGG TGGCAACTTCAAGCAATATTTTGTGGAAGCAACAACTACTCATCTTTTTTGTGATCACGGTGTGTTTGGCTGCGCTGCTACAATGTTTGGCTGGATCCAATGTTTTAAAATGGAGATCCTTTTATGCAACCCAAGATGATGCATGGAAAGCTCATTACAGGGAGGTATTTGATCATGGTATTCGCGAGGCCTTGTGCTGTATGGGACGAGTCAAATACTT GAGTGTATTGGAAGAAGATGAGGTTTTCTCAGTAGCTCGACTGCTGGGTGACCTTGTTGCCTATCGTGCAGCAGGCACAGGACATCTGAAACTTATGGCAG GTCTCGCACTATTGCGGAACCAGAGCCATTCACCAAAATCCTTTGACGAGTGCATGGAGACACCTGAAGAAAAGATCAGGGAGGCTGCAGATCTTCATAAGTTTGCAGAAGCTGCCTACACG GGTCCATTACTTGATTTTGGAAGACACCCTTTCTTATTTCCTTGTGCTTGGCTTTATAGGCAAGGGATTTTGACCCCATGGACTCGTAACAG GCTACCCAAACTTGATGGTGATAATTGGTGGCGAGGTCATGCAGCGGCGTTTCTAAAATATGTAAAGTTATCCCCAGAGGTACTTAGACAAGGGCGTGTTAACCAG GCGAAGTGTAGAGCTGCATACTTTGTTATAGTGCTGCATCATCTAAGATCCGTGGTGATTGCTGTTCGGGGAACTGAGACCCCAGAAGATCTAATTACTGACAGCTTATGTAGGGAATGTCGTCTTTCTGCAGAAGACTTGGATGGATTGataaa CTGTCTTCTTCAACGCGATGTAAAAGAGAGCTTGATGTCTTTCCCTCACCATGCACACTCTGGTATAGTTGAGGCTGCAAGAGATCTTTTTATGCAAATTGAAG GCTCTGACTCAAGTGgccttctttcttctttattgGGAGCTGGATGTGAGTGTGAGGGATATAGCATTCGCATAGTGGGGCATTCCCTAGGAGGTGCGATTGGTGCATTGCTAGGACTCAGA CTGTATCACCGATACCCAAGTTTGCATGTCTATACATATGGCCCCCTTCCATGTGTGGACTCAGTTGTAGCAAATGCATGTTCTGAATTTATTACAAG CATTGTATACAACAATGAATTTTCAGCACGCCTTTCTGTTGGATCTCTCCTGCGGCTTCAAGGTGCTGCAATTATGGCAATGTCAAAAGATACAGAAGCCGATTCAGCTATGATATTAAGGCTTGCACGTCATTTTCTTAATGTAAGCAAACATCAGAAAGATAGGACTCAGGTAAAGGATCCAGCTTCAGATGCCATTTCTGGGGCAATCACTGCCGAGAAGCGTAGCCACCAAATCTGTGGACCTCAATTTGATATAAAAG CAAGTGAGGAACAAGATGAGGGTTTCCTTGCGTGCAAGGATGCTCGCACAGGTGAAACAGATTTTGGAGCTGATAACGATCAATTTACTAACCCTTTCGCCAGTGATGCCATTGCAAATCATGATCCTGTGTCTGAGTTTATGGAAAGTGTCCCCAGATCTGATAGTGTGTCACCTACCGATCCCCCTGAGATGTATCTGCCAGGCCTTGTAATTCATATAGTAGCACAGCCGAGGAACTTCGATATGCCTATTTGGAAAGGCTGGGGAGTCCACGAGAAGACAAAATCTCACAAAGCTTATATTGCAGACAGagaaagtttcaaagatatgaTTGTGTCACCATCAATGTTTCTCGACCATCTTCCTtggag ATGTCACGATGCAATGCTAAAATTATTGCAAGCTCGGAGCTAG
- the LOC112195904 gene encoding diacylglycerol lipase-beta isoform X7: MVNYMIYSQNKASSYCVLVATSSNILWKQQLLIFFVITVCLAALLQCLAGSNVLKWRSFYATQDDAWKAHYREVFDHGIREALCCMGRVKYLSVLEEDEVFSVARLLGDLVAYRAAGTGHLKLMAGLALLRNQSHSPKSFDECMETPEEKIREAADLHKFAEAAYTGPLLDFGRHPFLFPCAWLYRQGILTPWTRNRLPKLDGDNWWRGHAAAFLKYVKLSPEVLRQGRVNQAKCRAAYFVIVLHHLRSVVIAVRGTETPEDLITDSLCRECRLSAEDLDGLINFVCSSCLLQRDVKESLMSFPHHAHSGIVEAARDLFMQIEGSDSSGLLSSLLGAGCECEGYSIRIVGHSLGGAIGALLGLRSCLSSTFELQTKNANQYLNLTLYHRYPSLHVYTYGPLPCVDSVVANACSEFITSIVYNNEFSARLSVGSLLRLQGAAIMAMSKDTEADSAMILRLARHFLNVSKHQKDRTQVKDPASDAISGAITAEKRSHQICGPQFDIKASEEQDEGFLACKDARTGETDFGADNDQFTNPFASDAIANHDPVSEFMESVPRSDSVSPTDPPEMYLPGLVIHIVAQPRNFDMPIWKGWGVHEKTKSHKAYIADRESFKDMIVSPSMFLDHLPWRYHDIVSFNDSLFQLDHLPLICLTKYF, encoded by the exons ATGGTCAACTACATGATCTACTCTCAAAACAAAGCATCAAGTTATTGTGTTCTGG TGGCAACTTCAAGCAATATTTTGTGGAAGCAACAACTACTCATCTTTTTTGTGATCACGGTGTGTTTGGCTGCGCTGCTACAATGTTTGGCTGGATCCAATGTTTTAAAATGGAGATCCTTTTATGCAACCCAAGATGATGCATGGAAAGCTCATTACAGGGAGGTATTTGATCATGGTATTCGCGAGGCCTTGTGCTGTATGGGACGAGTCAAATACTT GAGTGTATTGGAAGAAGATGAGGTTTTCTCAGTAGCTCGACTGCTGGGTGACCTTGTTGCCTATCGTGCAGCAGGCACAGGACATCTGAAACTTATGGCAG GTCTCGCACTATTGCGGAACCAGAGCCATTCACCAAAATCCTTTGACGAGTGCATGGAGACACCTGAAGAAAAGATCAGGGAGGCTGCAGATCTTCATAAGTTTGCAGAAGCTGCCTACACG GGTCCATTACTTGATTTTGGAAGACACCCTTTCTTATTTCCTTGTGCTTGGCTTTATAGGCAAGGGATTTTGACCCCATGGACTCGTAACAG GCTACCCAAACTTGATGGTGATAATTGGTGGCGAGGTCATGCAGCGGCGTTTCTAAAATATGTAAAGTTATCCCCAGAGGTACTTAGACAAGGGCGTGTTAACCAG GCGAAGTGTAGAGCTGCATACTTTGTTATAGTGCTGCATCATCTAAGATCCGTGGTGATTGCTGTTCGGGGAACTGAGACCCCAGAAGATCTAATTACTGACAGCTTATGTAGGGAATGTCGTCTTTCTGCAGAAGACTTGGATGGATTGataaa TTTTGTTTGCAGTAGCTGTCTTCTTCAACGCGATGTAAAAGAGAGCTTGATGTCTTTCCCTCACCATGCACACTCTGGTATAGTTGAGGCTGCAAGAGATCTTTTTATGCAAATTGAAG GCTCTGACTCAAGTGgccttctttcttctttattgGGAGCTGGATGTGAGTGTGAGGGATATAGCATTCGCATAGTGGGGCATTCCCTAGGAGGTGCGATTGGTGCATTGCTAGGACTCAGA TCATGCTTGTCTTCAACATTTGAATTGCAGACAAAAAATGCAAATCAGTATTTAAATCTAACG CTGTATCACCGATACCCAAGTTTGCATGTCTATACATATGGCCCCCTTCCATGTGTGGACTCAGTTGTAGCAAATGCATGTTCTGAATTTATTACAAG CATTGTATACAACAATGAATTTTCAGCACGCCTTTCTGTTGGATCTCTCCTGCGGCTTCAAGGTGCTGCAATTATGGCAATGTCAAAAGATACAGAAGCCGATTCAGCTATGATATTAAGGCTTGCACGTCATTTTCTTAATGTAAGCAAACATCAGAAAGATAGGACTCAGGTAAAGGATCCAGCTTCAGATGCCATTTCTGGGGCAATCACTGCCGAGAAGCGTAGCCACCAAATCTGTGGACCTCAATTTGATATAAAAG CAAGTGAGGAACAAGATGAGGGTTTCCTTGCGTGCAAGGATGCTCGCACAGGTGAAACAGATTTTGGAGCTGATAACGATCAATTTACTAACCCTTTCGCCAGTGATGCCATTGCAAATCATGATCCTGTGTCTGAGTTTATGGAAAGTGTCCCCAGATCTGATAGTGTGTCACCTACCGATCCCCCTGAGATGTATCTGCCAGGCCTTGTAATTCATATAGTAGCACAGCCGAGGAACTTCGATATGCCTATTTGGAAAGGCTGGGGAGTCCACGAGAAGACAAAATCTCACAAAGCTTATATTGCAGACAGagaaagtttcaaagatatgaTTGTGTCACCATCAATGTTTCTCGACCATCTTCCTtggaggtatcatgatatagtTTCATTTAACGATTCTTTATTTCAGTTGGACCATCTTCCTTTGATATGTCTGACCAAATATTTTTAG